DNA sequence from the Sulfurimonas sp. HSL3-1 genome:
CCGCGGAGGAGCTGGGGCTCAAAACGGGGCCGTACGAGTTCGTCAAAACCCGCGAAGAGCTGGAAGCGGCGGCGGGCCGCCTCGGGTACCCCTGCGTCGTCAAGCCGGTCATGAGCTCCTCGGGCCACGGCCAGAGCGTCATGAAGAGCGAAGCGGACCTGGACCGCTCCTGGGAGATGGCCAAAGAGGCGCGCGGCGATGCGAGCGAGCTCATTGTCGAAGCCTTTATCGCCTTTGACTACGAGATCACGATGCTCACGGCGCGCAACGGGTTCGAGACGGTCTTCTGCGAGCCCATCGGCCATATTCAGCGCGACGGCGACTACGTCTTCAGCTGGCAGCCGATGCAGATGAGTGACGTGGCCAAGGAGCGGGCACAGGCGATTGCCAAGGCGATTACCGACGGCCTCGGCGGTCGCGGCATCTTCGGCGTCGAACTCTTTATCCAGGGCGACGAGGTCTACTTCAGCGAAGTGAGTCCGCGCCCGCACGACACGGGCATGGTCACCCTCATCACCCAGAGCCAGAGCGAGTTCGCCCTGCACCTGCGCGCCGTCCTCGGTCTGCCGCTGGGCTTCACCTTTTACGGCGGCGGCGCCTCGGCGGCGTACAAGGCGACGGCGGAATCCTTCGCCCCGGTCGTCGATGTCGACGATACGCTCTTTGATGACAACAGCTATGTGCGCGTCTTCGGCAAGCCCGAGTCGCACCCGGGCCGCCGCCTCGCCGTCGCCCTGGTCTATGACGAGCCGGAGGCCGCGCTGGCCAAGGCACGGACCATTATCGAGAAAGTAAGCGACCACTGATGAAAATCGTTTTGCTCGATACCCTCACCTTCGGCGAGACGGACCTCGGCGGTTTTAACGCATTCGGCGAGGTCGAAGCCTTCGAGACGACGGCGCCGGAAGAGACGGCGGAGCGCATCGCAAACGCCGACGTTATCGTCACAAACAAGGTCGTTATCACCGAGGAGATGATGGCCGCGGTCCCGACGCTGAAACTGATCTGCGTGGCGGCGACGGGGACGAACAACGTCGATATTCCCGCCGCCGAAGCGCGCGGCATCGCCGTCAAAAACGTTGCAGGCTACTCGACCGATTCCGTTATCCAGCACACCTTCTCCATGCTCTTTTACCTCCTGGGCCACAGCCGTTACTACGACAGCTACGTCAAAAACGGCGACTGGGCGCGCAGTGAGGTTTTCACCCATGTCGGCCGCCCTTTCCACGAGATCAAGGGCAAGACCTGGGGGATCATCGGGCTGGGCGAGATCGGCCGGGGTGTCGCTGCCGTTGCCAAGGCCTTCGGGGCGGAGGTGCGCTACTACTCCACCTCCGGCAAAAATGCCAACGGCGACTATGAAAAAGTGACCCTGAGCCGCCTGCTCGAGGAGAGCGATATCGTCTCGATCCACGCGCCGCTCAACGCCGCGACCCGGGGGCTGATCGGCCACTCCGAGCTGCTCATCATGAAAGACGGGGCGACGCTGCTCAACCTCGGCCGCGGCGGGATCGTCGACGAGCGCGCCCTCGCGGCCATCATCGACGCCAAACCGCTCTATGTCGGCCTCGACGTCCTTGAAACAGAGCCGATGAGCGCGGGCCATCCGCTGATGGAAATAGAGTACAAAGAGCGCCTCTACATCACCCCGCACATCGCCTGGACCTCCGTCGAGGCGCGCGATGCGCTGATCGCCAAGGTCATTGACAACATCCGCACCTTCGTCGATGCCTGACATTTACGGCCCTTTGGGGTTGTTCCTTTCCGCTTTTCTCGCCGCAACGCTATTCCCTTTCAGTTCCGAAGCTGCCTTCGCTGCCGCCCTGTCGGCCGGGATGGAGGTTCCGACGGCGCTGACGGCGGCCTCCGCGGGGAACATCCTTGCGATCCTGGTCAACTATCTGCTCGGCTTCTGGCTCTACGAAAAGAGCCATACGAAACTGGAAGCGAGCAAAACGGGGCGCAAGGCGCTCGCGGTGGGGCACCGCTACGGCTATGCGGCCCTGCTGCTGAGCTGGCTGCCGATCATCGGGGACCCGCTGACCCTCGTCGCGGGGCTGGTGCGGCTGAACATCGTCTGGTTTACCCTTATTGCCGGGACGCTGCGGGTCGCGCGCTATTGGCTCATCGCGCAGGCGTTCTAGCGCCGTTTGCGCAGATGCCACCAGGAGTGGATGTCCGTCTCCGGGGCGTCGAGAGTCAGCGTGATGGCGATATTTTCTATGGCTTCAAGCATAAGCACTGCCACGGCGACGTAAAAGGGCCAGGAGAGGTCAAAGACGAGCAGGGCGAAGATCCCGAGGCTCATCAGTATGGCGGAGAGTTTCGTGATCCAGGTGTGGTAGCTGGCAAACCGTTTGAATTTCAGGATGCTTGCCACGGCGGGCAGGATAAAAACGGCGACGGCCAGGAGAATGACGGGGGCCTCGCGCTCGATGCGTTCGGGCCACTGCAGCCAGGCTCCCAGGGTGACGGCCATATAGGTGGCGTAATCGCCGTAGCTGTCGAGCTTCGCCCCCAGTACGCTTGTCTGGTGGAGCAGGCGGGCCAGGAAGCCGTCGAGGGCATCGGAAACGAGCATAAGCGAGAGGATCGTAAAGAAGGGGACGGCACTCTCCGCGAGTCCCGAGAGAACGAGAAGCGGGGCACAGGCCAGACGGAAGAGACTGAGAGTGTTGGGGATGGTCCATAGCGGTGTCTTCATGGTTACCATTATAGTGAAACGGCCGGCAAATATGATACTATGTGAAAAAGCAAGGAGGCGACGATGGCGGACGACCAAAACAAAAATGAAGAGGAGATGCCGCATTTCATGCAGCGGCAGTACGGCAAGTCGGCGTCGACGCTGGAGGCGTCCCACGAGGAGCTCTCCGACGTACGCAAGCAGATGATCCGCTTTGCCCTTGAGTTTCCCATTCGCGACATCCGTACCTATTCGGGCTACAAGGGAGATCTGCTCGTCGAGATCACGACGGGCAACGATGACATTCTCCCCGAGCTCAAAGCCCATGCGGAGTCCCTGGGCATGGAAGTCGTCGTCAAAGAGCGGTATGACACCCGCATCCACGAAGTCTTCTGCATCGTACCCGACGAAAATATCTACCGACTAAAGTAGGCTACTTTCCGAACAGCCGGGCCAGGAGCCCTTTCCCCTGCGCTTTCTCGATCATGCGGATATAGCGCGCCGGCGCGGCGGCACCCAGTTCATAATCCTTTACCATCTTGTCTTTCGCCCCGATGCTGACGCAGAACGGGACGCTGCGGATCTCGTATTTGGCGGCGAGTTTCGGGTTGCGGGTGACATCGACTTTGGCGATCACCGCTTTGCCCTCAAAATGCTTCTCCAGGGCGGGCAGTTGTGCCAGTACCTGCTGGCAGGGGCCGCAGGTCGGGGAGTAGAAGTCGATAAACAGCGGTTGGTCCATGTCCGCGACGAATTGCGAGTAGGTGGTATCGGTCAGTTCAAGCATAGCTTCTCCTTTGACAGTCAGATGGTCAGCCACGGCACGTAGCGCATGGCGGCGAAGATGATCCCCAGGAAGAGGACGGAGGTGATGAAGACGAGGGCCGTCAATGCCTTGGGGCGGCAGTCGTACAGCGATGCCAGGTTGACGTTGGCGACGGCGAGGGGCATCAGCATCTCCATGAAGAGGATGCCTTTGACCATTTCGGGCAGGTTCGTCAGCGACAAAATGGCGTAGGTGACGGCGGGGACGGCGAGGAACTTCAGGCCGTTCACCCAGCCGATCAGCACGCGGTTGAGTTCGGTGATCTTCGTGTCGTAGAGGTAGATGCCGAACAGCACGAGCTGCATCACCATCGACGCGTAGGCACCCATCGTTAGCGTCTCCTCGACCGTCCCGGAGGGGCGGTAGCCGCCGAGGTTCAGGGCGATGGCGACGAGGGCGGCCCAAAGCACGGGAAGTTTGACGATGTTCAGCAGCGAATCACGTACGCTGAAATTGCCGCGCGAGTAGTAGTAGACGCCGAAGGTGTAGACGAAAAAGACGTTGGCGAGGTTGATGATGGTCGTATAGGGGACGCTCTCCTCGCCGAAGAGCGCAATGCCCAGCGGGATGCCGAGGTTGCCCGTATTGCCGATCAGCGCGGCGACCGTGGCGATGGAACGCTCCTTCACGTCGGCAAAGAGCAGCCGCGAGGCGAACATTGTCACGGCGACGAGGGAGAGGGTGATGCCGATGTAGAGCAGCGGCGTCTGCAGCAGCGTCGTGTCTATGGGGCGTTTGAGCAGCCCCCACAGCGTCAGAAAAATCTGCAGGAAGTAGACTGAGAGCAGGGTGATGGTGCGCTCGTCGATCTGCTCTTTGAAACTGCGTTTGGCCAGGTAGCCCACGCCGATAAAGAGGTAGATCCCCAGCACCGAGACGATGGCGGAATTCATGCCGTGATTGTACTATAATGTGCGTATGAAAAGTCTGCTGTTGCTGTTTGTTTTTTTATCGGCGTTGATGGGTTCGGAGGCGGAGACGACCCGCTACAAGGTGATGCTTTCGCTCTTCGGGAAGGTCGGGGAGGCGAAGATCACCATCGCCGAGCGCGGGGATGAGTACCGTATGATCGTCGAGGATTACGCTACGGGGCTGGCCGCGGAAATCTCCGGGCATGAGCGGGACCGTTTTGTCAGCCGGGGGCGCATTGTAGACGGCCTGTACGTTTCCGATACCTTCGAGCTCTACCAGACGAACGACAAAACGACCGAATCCAACGTATATGTTTTCGACCACGAGGCCGAAACCGTGACGCGTTTCCAGGACAAGAACGAGACGGTGACGGAGACGACCTTCGACGCGATGAGCATGCGCCTGGTGGAGAAGCAGACCCAGAAAATCAAGCGCAAGACAGAGGTCCTCGATTTCTACAGCCCCTATGATGCCCTCTCCGTCGTGCTGAACATTCCCTCCTTGCTCAAAGATCGGACGCGGGTGGAGATCAAACCCGTCGGTCTGGCCAAGAAGGAACGCAAAATGTATATCGGCAGACCGGAAGCGTCCGCCCTGAGTGAACTGCAGGAGACCTTCCATACGCCGACGATCCGGCGGATCGTGCAGCTCGATTCTTTCGAGCTTGAAGACGAGGACGAATACGGCGTTTTGATCGGATACAACGCGCAGGGCGGCATCGATGAGGTGGTCACCAAGGAGACCTACTTCCTTATCGGGTTCGGCCGGATCGAAAAGATCGGCGCGTCCCGCCGCAGCGTTGCGGAAATCTTTGACGAATAGGAAAGCGGTTTTCTTTAAATCGGACGCAACGCTTCCTAGGTTATGATGCGCGGTAAATTGCGGCCTTTAAAGGAGCGGAATGGTTGATGTATTAGTAGTCGGCGGCGGCGGTGCGGGCATGGCGGCAGCACTCTCCGCCAAAGAGGCGGGGGCAACGGTGGCGGTGCTCGGCAAGAGTTACCCCACGCGGTCGCAGACCTGTATGGCGCAGGGGGGCATCAACGCGGCGCTGGGCCACACGGGCGAAGACAGCGTCGAGGCGCACATCGCCGACACGCTCAAGTCCGCCCAGGGACTGGCCGACGAGGCGGCCGTCGCGGCGCTCTGCAGCGAGGGGATCGAGGCGCTGCACTGGCTGGATGCGATCGGGGTGCCCTTCAGCCGTAACGACGATGCGCAGATCGCCCAGCGGCGTCTGGGCGGCGCCTCCGCTCCGCGGGCCTGTTATGCCCAGGACTACAGCGGACTGAAGATCCTGCATACGCTTTTTGACCAGTGCAACCGCGCGGGTATCCCCTTCTACAACGAACGCTTTCTGCTCGACATCATCGTGGAAGGCAATAGGGCCTGCGGCGTGAAGGTGCTCGATGTCCGCAGCGGCGAGGTCGAGGTGTACATGGCCGGGGCAGTGATCCTCGCGACCGGCGGCTACAGTAAGCTCTACGGCCGCCACTCGACCAATGCCGCCGGCAGCAGCGGCGACGGCCATGCGGCGGCGCTGCGGGCCGGCGCGCGGCTTAGCGACATGGAGTTCGTGCAGTTCCACCCGACGGGCCTGGCGGGCTCCTCCATCCTCATTTCCGAAAGTGCGCGCGGCGCGGGCGGTTACCTGCTCAACGGCAAAGGGGAGCGCTTTATTGACGAGTGCCTTCCCCGCGACCGTGTGGCGCGGGCCATCCACGACCAGATCATGGCGGGCGAGAGGGTCACCCTCGACATCCGCCACCTCGGGGAAGCGTTTATCGACGGTGAACTTCCCCAGGAGCGCAAGCTCGCGCAGCGCTACGAAGGGGTCGACCCGGTCACCGAACCCATTCCGATCAAGCCGGTCGCCCACTACACGATGGGGGGCATCGAGGTCAGTGCGGATTCGCAGACTGCTGTTGCGGGACTCTTCGCCGCGGGCGAATGCGCCAACCACCGTGTTCATGGCGCGAACCGTCTCGGCGGCAACTCCCTGCTGGAGCTGATCGTTTTCGGCCGTCAGGCGGGGGCGAATGCAGCCGCCGCAGCGCAGAGCGGCAACAGGGATGCACCGGCGGCTGCGGTGGAGGCCCCGGAGCTGGAAGCGTGCTTCAATGAGGCCCCGGAGGTCGATTTTTATACCCGCCGCGACAGCCTGGCGACGCTCTTTTACGAGCAGGTCGGCCTGGTGCGCAATGCCGAAGGTCTGCAGGGGGCCCTGGATGCGGTCAAGACGATGCAGGCGGAACTGCCGAAGATGGGCGTTGCGGACCGCAGCGGGGCCTACAACACCAACCGGACGGATTTCCTGGAGTTCGTCAACCTGCTGACCGTGGCCGAAGCGGTGGCAGAGGGAGCGCTGCGCCGGGAAGAGAGCCGGGGGGCACACTTCCGCGGCGATTTCCCGGAAGCGGATGCCGCCCTGGCCGTGCATTCGCTCAGCTGCATCAAAGAGGAGGGACTATGTTTCGATTTCCAATGATCTGTTCGGATGATGTTGATGAGGATTTCCTCGAGGAGGAACCGGAGGAGTGGGAGGACGCCGTGTGCGAAGACCCCTACTGGGACGAAGAGGATGACAACGAAGTGGAGTGGTGCGACTGATGAAAATAGCGGTAAAAAGAGGTGACGAAACCGTCACCTATGACGTCGATTTCGATGGAACGCTGCTGGAGCTTCTCACCCATATCAAGACGCACGTCGACCCGACCCTGACCTTTGCCTCGGGCTGCCGCTCCAGCGTCTGCGGCAGCTGCGCCGTGCGGGTCAACGGCACCGAAGCCCTCGCCTGCAGCCACAAGCCTGCCGACGGCGATCTCATCGAACCGCTGCGCAATGCCGAGGTGCTCCGTGACCTCGTTGTCAATATGGACCGTCCTCTGGCGTTCAATGCCGGGGCGCAGGCCTGGATCGACCCGGTCAGCGGCGCGATCCGCATGGGGCACGCGGAGGAGAAGGCGAATGAGCTGCAAAGCGACTGTATCCTCTGCGGCTCCTGCTACAGCGCCTGCCCCGTCTACGCCGTCAAGCCGGATTTCGAGGGGCCGTTTGCCCTGACGCGCAGCTGGCGCTATGTCAGCGACGCCCGGACGGCGGATGTGCGCGGCAAGCTCGAGGCCGTCCAGCAAAACGGCATCTGGGACTGTACGCTCTGCAACGAGTGCGTCCCCGTCTGCCCCCAGGGGATCGCCCCCAAGCAGGACATCAACATGCTGCGCTCCAAAAGCGGCATGGAGGGGTTCATGGACCCGAACATGATGGGCGGTTTCGGGGGCCTGGACTTCGGAGCGCCGAGTTTTTAACCTTTCTTCCCCGTCGGCAGCCCCCGCGGCCAAACCCCTTAAGCTCATTTTGTTATAATCGGTTTGAATAACAAACAGAGGTGTTATATGGCAGCGAAAGAGCACAGTTTCGATATTTCGGCCAAGATCGATATGCAGGCGTTCAAAGATGCTATTGTCCAGGCCGAGCGCGAGGTGGCGACCCGCTATGACTTCAAGGGGCTCACCGCCGATATCGACTACAGCGAAAAAGCCAAAACATTGACGTTAGTAAGCGCCAGCGACAACAAACTCGAGGCCCTGGAGGACATCGTCATCGGCAAACTGCTCAAACGGGGGCTGACGTCGAACGTCCTGGATAAGCAGGGCGTCGAGGATAGCAGCGGCGGTAACCGCAAAACGGTCTTCAAAGTCGTCGACTACATCGAGGCCAAAGAGGCGAAAAAGATCGCCGCCGAGATCAAGAACCTCAAACTGAAGGTGACGGCGCAGATCGAGGGGGATCACATCCGGGTCAAAGGCAAGCAGCTTGATGACCTCCAAAAGGTGATCCGTGCGATCCGCGGGATGGAGTGGGATGCTCCGCTCGTCTTTGAAAACATGCGCTGAAAGGAGCGAGTGATGTCCAAGATGACGGTCGCGGAGGCGGCGGAACATTTTAAGGTCTCCAAAGAGGCGATCCACAACCGGATCCGCCGCGGTACCCTCAACAGCATTATCGAGAACGGCGTGAAGTACGTTCTGCTCGCCGAGGCCAAGCCGGCACCGGCAGCGGACAGCCGTTTCCATGATTACATCGAGAAAGAGAACGAGCGTCTCAAGACGAAGAACGAGCAGCTCGAGGCGGAAGTGAACCGCCTCCGCGATCAGCGCGAAGCGATGCTGATCGCCGAGCGCGAAAAAGTCGAGCAGATCTACAAGGAGCGCGACGAGCAGCTCAAGAACGTGCTGCAGGTCTTCGCGTCGAAACTGCTGCCCGAACAGGCGGCCGCGGCCGTCGTCGAGGAGGCGGTCTCCGCGGAGATCGTCGAAGCCGCCCCCGAAGTGCTTGGCGAAGAGGAGTTCGAAGACGGCGTCATTGACGAGAGCACTGATGAGGATGTTGTGGAGGAGGCGGCAACGGACAGCGCTGACCCGTTCGCGGACGACGACTTCGACGATCTCGTCTCCCTCAAAGACTTCATGAAGTTAAAGGGGTACGGCAAAAAGCACCGCAAACGTGTCAAAGAGCGTTTCGAATCCCGGGCCGAGGAGGATACCCGCATCCTCACGCGCGGCGGCAAGCTGCACCTGCGTCCCTACCACTACGACTACAGCGACCTGCTGAAATAGATGCGCGCCTCTTCCGGCGCCGTTTCTCCCGTTTTCAATCCGAAAGGTAATAGCTGACCGTCGAGACGACACGGACCTTTTTGATATAGGGCGTGGAGCTGTCGCGGTCCGTGATGGAGAACTGTCCTTGCCGGGCGGTTTTGATCTTGCCCAGGCGGCTGGCGGAGTCCTTGGCGAACTTCTCGGCCACGACGCGGGCATTCTTCGTCGCCTCTTCGATCATGGAGGGCTTGAGGCTGTTGAGTCCGGTATAGAGGAACTGGGTACGGTGCTCGTAGTTCTGGCCGGAGAGCGCGATGCCGTCTTTGCCCAGGTTGACGATCTCTTTCATGCTCTGTCGGACGGCGTCGATCCGCTCGGTATAGACGGTGACGACCGTTGCGGCCGTGTAACGAAAAGCGATATTGGCCGAATTGCCGTAGTTTTGGGCTTGACGGTCGACGATGGAGGGCGGCGAGACGGTGATCTCACCCTCGCTGAAGCCGTGCGCCTTCAAAAAGGCGGTGACGGCAGCGCTTTTGCGCTCGACGGTCGTATAGAGTGTCCCGAGGTCGTTGCCCGCCTCCTCGAACTTGATGGGCCAGATCGCCTTGTCTGCGGTGACCTCCCGTTCGGCCAGCCCTTTGACGGTGACGACCCGCTCCATCCCCTTGACGGTCAGTGCGGCGGTGGAGAGCAGGTAGCCGAAAAGCCCGAGCCCGAGAAAGATAAAGAGGCCGAGGATGGCGGCGGTCGATTTTTGCATGATCTTCTCCTTGGGGAGCGGCTATGTCCGGAATTTTCGCTCTTTGGTACGGCTTGCAGTGCGTTTTTCGCGGTTGAGGCGGCGGAAACAGCTCTGGCAGATGGCGTATTCCGAGTTGAGCGGCAGCGGTTTTGTGCACTGGCGGCAGCGGGGGACGAACTCGCTCTTCTTCAAGGACGTTTCGATGAACCGGTTGAGGGTGCTGCGCCATTCTCGGGCCTTGTCAGTATCAACGAAGGCGTCGGCGAAGCGGTAGGCGAGCCAGAGGTAGAGCGAGATCTCCTTGACCCGGTCCTCGGCTTCGAGGAGCTCGTCGGTCGTGAGGGCGTATTCGCCCAGGTGCGCGGGGGGAATATAGGCGATCGGCTTGGCCTGGGCCAGCGAACGCACGTAGCGCTCGTAGGCCGCGACGATATAGGGTGACTTGAGCGTCAGCGGCGCGGCGGCGAGGTGGAACTTCGCCGTCAGGTCGAGCTCATAGCGGTCGA
Encoded proteins:
- a CDS encoding FAD-dependent oxidoreductase, whose product is MVDVLVVGGGGAGMAAALSAKEAGATVAVLGKSYPTRSQTCMAQGGINAALGHTGEDSVEAHIADTLKSAQGLADEAAVAALCSEGIEALHWLDAIGVPFSRNDDAQIAQRRLGGASAPRACYAQDYSGLKILHTLFDQCNRAGIPFYNERFLLDIIVEGNRACGVKVLDVRSGEVEVYMAGAVILATGGYSKLYGRHSTNAAGSSGDGHAAALRAGARLSDMEFVQFHPTGLAGSSILISESARGAGGYLLNGKGERFIDECLPRDRVARAIHDQIMAGERVTLDIRHLGEAFIDGELPQERKLAQRYEGVDPVTEPIPIKPVAHYTMGGIEVSADSQTAVAGLFAAGECANHRVHGANRLGGNSLLELIVFGRQAGANAAAAAQSGNRDAPAAAVEAPELEACFNEAPEVDFYTRRDSLATLFYEQVGLVRNAEGLQGALDAVKTMQAELPKMGVADRSGAYNTNRTDFLEFVNLLTVAEAVAEGALRREESRGAHFRGDFPEADAALAVHSLSCIKEEGLCFDFQ
- a CDS encoding SIMPL domain-containing protein, whose amino-acid sequence is MQKSTAAILGLFIFLGLGLFGYLLSTAALTVKGMERVVTVKGLAEREVTADKAIWPIKFEEAGNDLGTLYTTVERKSAAVTAFLKAHGFSEGEITVSPPSIVDRQAQNYGNSANIAFRYTAATVVTVYTERIDAVRQSMKEIVNLGKDGIALSGQNYEHRTQFLYTGLNSLKPSMIEEATKNARVVAEKFAKDSASRLGKIKTARQGQFSITDRDSSTPYIKKVRVVSTVSYYLSD
- a CDS encoding succinate dehydrogenase/fumarate reductase iron-sulfur subunit, producing the protein MKIAVKRGDETVTYDVDFDGTLLELLTHIKTHVDPTLTFASGCRSSVCGSCAVRVNGTEALACSHKPADGDLIEPLRNAEVLRDLVVNMDRPLAFNAGAQAWIDPVSGAIRMGHAEEKANELQSDCILCGSCYSACPVYAVKPDFEGPFALTRSWRYVSDARTADVRGKLEAVQQNGIWDCTLCNECVPVCPQGIAPKQDINMLRSKSGMEGFMDPNMMGGFGGLDFGAPSF
- a CDS encoding CDP-alcohol phosphatidyltransferase family protein, whose amino-acid sequence is MKTPLWTIPNTLSLFRLACAPLLVLSGLAESAVPFFTILSLMLVSDALDGFLARLLHQTSVLGAKLDSYGDYATYMAVTLGAWLQWPERIEREAPVILLAVAVFILPAVASILKFKRFASYHTWITKLSAILMSLGIFALLVFDLSWPFYVAVAVLMLEAIENIAITLTLDAPETDIHSWWHLRKRR
- the purT gene encoding formate-dependent phosphoribosylglycinamide formyltransferase; translated protein: MLFTAPLKSNSVRIMLLGSGELGKEVAIEAQRLGIEVIAVDRYEGAPAHLVAHRSHVVNMQDTEAVLELIRSEMPDFILPEIEAISIDALFKAEAEGFHVIPNAEAVNKTMNRKNIRKFAAEELGLKTGPYEFVKTREELEAAAGRLGYPCVVKPVMSSSGHGQSVMKSEADLDRSWEMAKEARGDASELIVEAFIAFDYEITMLTARNGFETVFCEPIGHIQRDGDYVFSWQPMQMSDVAKERAQAIAKAITDGLGGRGIFGVELFIQGDEVYFSEVSPRPHDTGMVTLITQSQSEFALHLRAVLGLPLGFTFYGGGASAAYKATAESFAPVVDVDDTLFDDNSYVRVFGKPESHPGRRLAVALVYDEPEAALAKARTIIEKVSDH
- a CDS encoding DUF3108 domain-containing protein yields the protein MKSLLLLFVFLSALMGSEAETTRYKVMLSLFGKVGEAKITIAERGDEYRMIVEDYATGLAAEISGHERDRFVSRGRIVDGLYVSDTFELYQTNDKTTESNVYVFDHEAETVTRFQDKNETVTETTFDAMSMRLVEKQTQKIKRKTEVLDFYSPYDALSVVLNIPSLLKDRTRVEIKPVGLAKKERKMYIGRPEASALSELQETFHTPTIRRIVQLDSFELEDEDEYGVLIGYNAQGGIDEVVTKETYFLIGFGRIEKIGASRRSVAEIFDE
- a CDS encoding AEC family transporter — protein: MNSAIVSVLGIYLFIGVGYLAKRSFKEQIDERTITLLSVYFLQIFLTLWGLLKRPIDTTLLQTPLLYIGITLSLVAVTMFASRLLFADVKERSIATVAALIGNTGNLGIPLGIALFGEESVPYTTIINLANVFFVYTFGVYYYSRGNFSVRDSLLNIVKLPVLWAALVAIALNLGGYRPSGTVEETLTMGAYASMVMQLVLFGIYLYDTKITELNRVLIGWVNGLKFLAVPAVTYAILSLTNLPEMVKGILFMEMLMPLAVANVNLASLYDCRPKALTALVFITSVLFLGIIFAAMRYVPWLTI
- a CDS encoding YajQ family cyclic di-GMP-binding protein is translated as MAAKEHSFDISAKIDMQAFKDAIVQAEREVATRYDFKGLTADIDYSEKAKTLTLVSASDNKLEALEDIVIGKLLKRGLTSNVLDKQGVEDSSGGNRKTVFKVVDYIEAKEAKKIAAEIKNLKLKVTAQIEGDHIRVKGKQLDDLQKVIRAIRGMEWDAPLVFENMR
- a CDS encoding DedA family protein; amino-acid sequence: MPDIYGPLGLFLSAFLAATLFPFSSEAAFAAALSAGMEVPTALTAASAGNILAILVNYLLGFWLYEKSHTKLEASKTGRKALAVGHRYGYAALLLSWLPIIGDPLTLVAGLVRLNIVWFTLIAGTLRVARYWLIAQAF
- a CDS encoding thioredoxin family protein, whose translation is MLELTDTTYSQFVADMDQPLFIDFYSPTCGPCQQVLAQLPALEKHFEGKAVIAKVDVTRNPKLAAKYEIRSVPFCVSIGAKDKMVKDYELGAAAPARYIRMIEKAQGKGLLARLFGK
- a CDS encoding D-2-hydroxyacid dehydrogenase, translated to MKIVLLDTLTFGETDLGGFNAFGEVEAFETTAPEETAERIANADVIVTNKVVITEEMMAAVPTLKLICVAATGTNNVDIPAAEARGIAVKNVAGYSTDSVIQHTFSMLFYLLGHSRYYDSYVKNGDWARSEVFTHVGRPFHEIKGKTWGIIGLGEIGRGVAAVAKAFGAEVRYYSTSGKNANGDYEKVTLSRLLEESDIVSIHAPLNAATRGLIGHSELLIMKDGATLLNLGRGGIVDERALAAIIDAKPLYVGLDVLETEPMSAGHPLMEIEYKERLYITPHIAWTSVEARDALIAKVIDNIRTFVDA